The following proteins are encoded in a genomic region of Brachypodium distachyon strain Bd21 chromosome 1, Brachypodium_distachyon_v3.0, whole genome shotgun sequence:
- the LOC100829166 gene encoding uncharacterized protein LOC100829166 isoform X2 gives MEERRESTKRMRAAAGTRNEEDAASQVSAGVVAAAPSSMIAAATETDGEGTSIVAEPEAVGSAETEEHIQRILLAIDSFTRKVSEMLESGRAMFKDLAADFEDRLCTIHRERVERWEEEIRELRARDAANEQTRAVIHNAQLQLFHVRD, from the exons atggaggagaggagggagagcaCCAAGCGgatgcgcgccgccgccggcacg AGGAAcgaggaggacgcggcgaGCCAGGTGAGCGCCGGAGTggtagcggcggcgccgtcatCCATGATCGCAGCAGCAACAGAGACTGACGGCGAGGGTACGAGCATCGTGGCCGAACCGGAGGCGGTGGGGTCGGCGGAGACGGAGGAGCACATCCAGCGCATCCTCCTCGCCATCGACAGCTTCACCCGCAAG GTGTCGGAGATGCTGGAGTCCGGGCGCGCCATGTTCAAGGACCTCGCTGCCGACTTCGAGGACCGCCTCTGCAC GATCCACAGGGAGAGGGTGGAGaggtgggaggaggagatccGGGAGCTGCgcgcccgcgacgccgccAACGAGCAGACCCGCGCCGTCATCCACAACGCCCAGCTCCAGCTCTTCCACGTCCGCGACTAG
- the LOC100829166 gene encoding uncharacterized protein LOC100829166 isoform X1, which translates to MEERRESTKRMRAAAGTQRNEEDAASQVSAGVVAAAPSSMIAAATETDGEGTSIVAEPEAVGSAETEEHIQRILLAIDSFTRKVSEMLESGRAMFKDLAADFEDRLCTIHRERVERWEEEIRELRARDAANEQTRAVIHNAQLQLFHVRD; encoded by the exons atggaggagaggagggagagcaCCAAGCGgatgcgcgccgccgccggcacg CAGAGGAAcgaggaggacgcggcgaGCCAGGTGAGCGCCGGAGTggtagcggcggcgccgtcatCCATGATCGCAGCAGCAACAGAGACTGACGGCGAGGGTACGAGCATCGTGGCCGAACCGGAGGCGGTGGGGTCGGCGGAGACGGAGGAGCACATCCAGCGCATCCTCCTCGCCATCGACAGCTTCACCCGCAAG GTGTCGGAGATGCTGGAGTCCGGGCGCGCCATGTTCAAGGACCTCGCTGCCGACTTCGAGGACCGCCTCTGCAC GATCCACAGGGAGAGGGTGGAGaggtgggaggaggagatccGGGAGCTGCgcgcccgcgacgccgccAACGAGCAGACCCGCGCCGTCATCCACAACGCCCAGCTCCAGCTCTTCCACGTCCGCGACTAG
- the LOC100829464 gene encoding uncharacterized protein LOC100829464 produces the protein MGVHAAPALPPPPPPPRGGAREADDSDHGLLRVGAVAVAESPPPMSSCGRYILHRVCRFDTLAGVAIKYGVEVADVKRVNGLTADLQMFAHKTLRIPLPGRHPPAAPHSPPPPPSSSPNARDWTMRRPPKNAALDPFLKPPRSMVSPSMSLLQGYYGLAPTPNMDPTDEGVEMAMAIKGQHRKARSISTGFNLENGDASRETDDAEKPIRRRQKADLELSAREDSTGGLLPRAGQGLALRPKSGNRQDTNSSQQDLVATGLVPSYGDGLLAVRKSSSTPEFHDSDNSIASVWLRSKWNLKPDAFSIPLPILLLDSIQKPFFDSIPKPIAAWRSKAARD, from the exons ATGGGCGTCCACGCGGCGCCCGCGttaccaccaccgccgccgccaccacgaggaggagcacgggAGGCGGACGACAGCGACCATGGCCTCCTCCGCGTCGGAgccgtggcggtggcggagtcgccgccgcccatgtCCTCCTGCGGCCGCTACATCCTCCACCGCGTCTGCCGCTTCGACAccctcgccggcgtcgccATCAAGTACGGCGTCGAG GTGGCGGACGTGAAGAGGGTGAACGGCCTCACCGCCGACCTGCAGATGTTCGCGCACAAGACGCTGCGGATCCCACTCCCCGGGAGGCACCCTCCCGCCGCACCccattctcctcctcctcctccctcttcttccccaaacGCCAG GGATTGGACTATGCGTCGCCCTCCCAAAAATGCTGCCTTGGATCCATTTCTGAAACCGCCCCGGAGCATGGTTTCGCCATCCATGAGCCTGTTGCAGGGATACTATGGCCTCGCGCCAACTCCAAACATGGACCCAACAGATGAAGGCGTCGAAATGGCGATGGCTATTAAAG GTCAGCATAGGAAAGCCAGAAGCATATCGACTGGCTTCAATCTTGAAAATGGGGATGCCAGTCGGGAGACTGATGATGCTGAAAAGCCAATAAGGCGGCGCCAGAAAGCTGATCTCGAGTTGTCAGCAAGGGAGGACAGCACTGGTGGCCTATTGCCGAGGGCGGGGCAAGGTTTGGCGCTGAGGCCAAAGTCGGGCAATCGACAAGATACAAACAGTAGCCAGCAAGATCTTGTGGCTACCGGGTTGGTGCCCTCGTATGGCGATGGCCTGCTAGCCGTCAGGAAATCATCGAGCACTCCAGAATTCCATGATTCAGACAACAGCATCGCTTCAGTGTGGCTGAGGAGCAAGTGGAACTTGAAACCAGATGCCTTCAGTATACCTCTCCCAATCCTGCTCTTGGACAGCATCCAGAAGCCTTTCTTCGACAGCATTCCCAAGCCAATTGCTGCTTGGAGAAGCAAGGCGGCCAGGGATTAA
- the LOC100833623 gene encoding uncharacterized protein LOC100833623, producing MRPAAAAAASVLHAPRRALGGAASMVAARCGASPSVAAAATAYDHVSFVKEIAATDPPEHLNSLLSVLQARGEKIVSPGAKRGLIPLVVPLSESPEGNLTSLLRWPTAPRGMEMPVVEVRNHGLWLLAKNVNQYIHRILVEADASAENGDDLWSAVGEAGINLYKKGDFKEAQLADLDVYLLKKVGLFPDIIERKASRHLEIGDQVSALITGEFYTRDQFPGFGRPFVFNSHILKRVGRTSEAKESARVALKSPWWSLGCRYEEAAELAGWEDEQIEFIREKVTEEGKRDDLKKGKAPEQVVLDEAAFLMDLATVDGNWDDVVDRIAECYREAGIHDIAKFIAYRE from the exons ATGAGGcccgcggcggctgcggccgcGTCCGTGCTGCAcgcgccgcggcgcgcgctcGGTGGGGCGGCTTCCATGGTCGCCGCCCGCTGCGGCGCCTCCCCttcggtcgccgccgccgccaccgcttaCG ATCATGTGTCGTTTGTCAAGGAAATCGCCGCAACTGATCCACCGGAGCATCTTAACTCTTTACTGAGCGTGCTTCAAGCACGAG GCGAAAAGATAGTTTCTCCTGGAGCTAAAAGAGGTCTGATCCCACTTGTTGTTCCCTTGTCAGAAAGCCCAGAAG GTAATTTAACATCCCTGCTGAGATGGCCAACTGCTCCGAGGGG GATGGAAATGCCTGTAGTGGAAGTTCGTAATCATGGGCTATGGCTTTTGGCTAAGAAT GTCAACCAATATATTCACAGAATACTTGTCGAGGCAGATGCTAGTGCTGAGAATGGTGATGATTTATGGTCTGCCGTAGGGGAAGCTGGTATAAACCTTTACAAAAAAGGTGATTTCAAAGAGGCGCAGCTGGCAGATCTTGATGTTTATTTATTGAAGAAG GTTGGACTCTTCCCGGATATCATAGAGAGGAAAGCATCACGCCATCTAGAAATAGGAGATCAG gTGTCAGCTCTTATTACTGGAGAATTCTACACCAGAGATCAATTTCCTGGATTTGGAAGACCCTTTGTGTTCAACTCACACATTTTAAAAAG AGTTGGACGTACATCTGAAGCCAAAGAGTCAGCTCGAGTGGCTTTGAAGTCGCCATGGTGGTCACTAGGCTGTAGATATGAA GAGGCGGCTGAATTAGCGGGGTGGGAGGATGAGCAAATCGAGTTTATAAGAGAAAAGGTAACCGAGGAGGGCAAGCGTGACGATCTGAAGAAAGGGAAGGCTCCAGAGCAG GTGGTTCTTGATGAGGCGGCATTTCTAATGGATTTGGCCACCGTGGATGGTAATTGGGACGACGTGGTGGACCGGATCGCTGAATGTTATAGAGAAGCTGGGATCCACGACATTGCAAAGTTCATCGCTTACAGAGAATAA
- the LOC100828867 gene encoding kinase-interacting family protein, which yields METLQKQQQQQQQDAAGAASRCPPWLQAAIKDIEQRVRALAVSSGAPDDASAAAAEHSFAERAENYYHRRPQLLALLTDLHRRYLYLADRYSQSLLAANKSHAAASFSASDCDCSSDVDDRFFSDSDAGSSLSFQPPPHHSDADESGDVVVAELVMAWVSGDILADAALRREAESARRIELQGSLVEVLESERLVLLGENARLGSRAAAAEAEAAAGLAFARREMARLLAAVNHNRRQRACCGGVEGLRAQVRALEQRNRECFEAMACWEAERKAAVGEIERLRMENRRLVAAEAEMKAAAGRSRKRGGKGGWWWLERVRMAAEWTPCAPASVTVRRVGEQIKGGGGKDASAGGVKYSGGCFCL from the exons ATGGAGACGCttcagaagcagcagcagcagcagcagcaggatgcCGCTGGGGCTGCGAGCCGGTGCCCGCCTTGGCTCCAAGCGGCCATCAAAG ACATCGAGCAGCGTGTGCGCGCTCTGGCGGTGAGCAGCGGCGCCCCGGACGAcgcgtcggctgcggcggcggagcactCGTTCGCGGAGCGCGCCGAGAACTACTACCACCGCCGGCCCCAGCTTCTCGCGCTCCTCACCGACCTCCACCGCCGCTACCTCTACCTCGCCGACCGCTACTCCCAgtccctcctcgccgccaacaagtcccacgccgccgcctccttctccgCCTCCGACTGCGACTGCTCCTCCGACGTCGACGAccgcttcttctccgactccGACGCCGGCAGCTCGCTCTCCTTCCAGCCCCCACCCCACCACAGCGACGCCGACGAGTCAGGAGATGTCGTCGTGGCGGAGCTGGTCATGGCGTGGGTGTCCGGGGACATCCTGGCGGATGCGGCTTTACGGCGGGAGGCGGAGTCCGCGCGGAGGATCGAGCTCCAGGGGAGCTTGGTGGAGGTGCTGGAGTCGGAGCGGCTGGTGCTGCTGGGCGAGAACGCGCGACTGGggtcccgcgccgccgccgccgaggccgaggccgccgccgggctcGCCTTCGCGCGCCGGGAGATGGCCCGGCTGCTGGCCGCCGTCAACCATAaccggcggcagcgcgcgtgctgcggcggcgtggaggggTTAAGGGCGCAGGTGCGCGCGCTGGAGCAGCGCAACAGGGAGTGCTTCGAGGCCATGGCGTGCTGGGAGGCGGAGAGGAAGGCTGCCGTCGGGGAGATCGAGAGGTTGAGGATGGAGAACCGGCGGCTGGTTGCTGCTGAGGCGGAGatgaaggcggcggcggggagatcaAGGAAGCGCGGGGGAAAAggagggtggtggtggctggaGAGGGtgaggatggcggcggagtGGACGCCGTGCGCACCGGCGTCGGTGACGGTGAGGAGGGTGGGCGAGCAGAtcaagggcggcggcgggaaggaCGCCAGCGCCGGGGGCGTCAAGTACAGCGGCGGCTGCTTCTGCCTGTAG
- the LOC100833000 gene encoding actin-related protein 4 isoform X2 — protein sequence MYGGDEVSAIVIDVGSYSCKAGYAGDDTPKSVFPSVVGSIEQTGDTDEAKPDKGADSASDPKNGSKPMDVDKAKTKRKFYVGQELEFRRDHMEVISPMKDGTITDWDVVDNIWNHAFRQRLLINPEEHPMLIAEPSTNSGQQREKAAELMFEKYKAPALFLAKNAVLTSFASGRATSLVVDSGGGSTVVSAVHDGYVLQKSVATSPIGGEFLTDCMMKSLESKGVTIRPRYSFKKKEVSPGDYKVVDLDFPNTTDSYRLYCMRAIASDIKESVCRVPDTPYDEVAYANVPTTSYELPDGQTIEVGADRFKIPDILFNPYLSQTIPGIDGFGDSTPIRGLPRMVLDSVNRCDVDIRKELLSSILLSGGSSSIIQLKERLEKEVLEESPQSARVKVLASGNSIERRFSVWIGGSILASLGSFQQMWFSKAEYEEHGVSYIQRKCP from the exons ATGTACGGCGGCG ACGAGGTCTCGGCCATCGTTATCGACGTGGGCTCGTACAGCTGCAAGGCGGGCTACGCGGGCGACGACACCCCCAAATCCGTCTTCCCCTCG GTTGTCGGTTCAATTGAACAAACGGGAGATACTGATGAAGCTAAGCCAGACAAGGGGGCTGACTCTGCATCAGATCCTAAGAATGGATCCAAACCTATGGATGTGGACAAAGCCAAGACAAAGCGCAAATTTTATGTAGGTCAAGAATTAGAATTCAGGAGGGATCATATGGAG GTGATCTCGCCGATGAAGGATGGAACAATTACTGATTGGGATGTTGTTGACAATATATGGAATCATGCTTTTAG ACAGCGACTGTTGATCAACCCGGAAGAGCATCCTATGCTGATAGCAGAACCATCTACAAACAGTGGACAGCAAAGAGAGAA AGCAGCAGAACTTATGTTTGAGAAGTACAAAGCGCCGGCGCTGTTTCTAGCGAAAAATGCA GTTCTCACATCTTTTGCATCTGGACGTGCTACATCACTGGTGGTTGACAG TGGTGGTGGGTCCACTGTGGTTTCTGCCGTGCATGATGGTTATGTTTTGCAAAAG TCCGTGGCAACTTCTCCAATTGGTGGTGAATTTCTTACTGACTGTATGATGAAAAGCTTGGAGAGCAAGGGTGTTACT ATTAGGCCCCGGTATTCATTTAAAAAGAAGGAAGTGAGCCCTGGCGATTATAAG GTTGTAGATCTTGATTTTCCAAACACTACCGATAGTTACAGGTTGTACTGCATG AGAGCTATTGCTAGTGACATCAAGGAGTCAGTTTGCAGAGTCCCAGATACTCCTTATGATG AAGTGGCATATGCAAATGTTCCCACAACTTCGTATGAGCTTCCAGATGGACA AACTATTGAAGTTGGTGCAGATAGATTCAAGATTCCTGACATTCTGTTCAACCCATATCTGTCTCAG ACTATTCCTGGGATTGATGGATTTGGAGATTCCACGCCGATTCGTGGGCTTCCAAGAATG GTCCTTGACAGTGTAAATAGGTGTGATGTCGACATTCGCAAGGAACTACTAAGCAGCATCTTG CTTTCTGGTGGCTCATCATCAATTATACAGTTAAAGGAGCGCCTAGAGAAAGAAGTACTAGAG GAGTCTCCTCAAAGTGCTCGTGTAAAGGTTTTGGCAAGTGGAAATTCAATAGAGAGGCGATTCAG TgtttggattggagggagcaTTCTTGCATCTCTTGGGTCATTCCAGCAGATGTGGTTCTCCAAGGCAGA GTATGAAGAGCACGGAGTCTCCTATATCCAAAGGAAGTGCCCATGA
- the LOC100830082 gene encoding protein WEAK CHLOROPLAST MOVEMENT UNDER BLUE LIGHT 1, with amino-acid sequence MEEATATAASMQEGSSRRPSTPLLEGSDDGDVEYTASEIADRFVQVIDGKAPIDSVKGAVGKFGGILDWKERRRQVEEELDKVQGEAAEYQRRSQEAEAGKAEAVQELMGATGEIDDLWLSVKRAQIAEAQARKDAELAKLRLRKTEKGARERAAARSELDAVRDRHAAALADLRSVRAELDALRQERDADAARTRAKETTGEAAEAGQAVRGAAAELAALREELDAARAAHDAAEERRMRAAMAWQEDKVQWQTELEQGEMEARRLRDELVAAGDLEAKVAAASDLLASLRAELFARAVQGASETAAPGVMGKTKEEVEEVKASLEKAKDEARILRVAAASLRADLEKEKAELAALRKNKETATASSSSPASLEEELGRVTAELAAAQATAGESETTAEQLSEAGREVEQAKARAKAAQEEVAGAREDARVARAAVQTVEARLEAVKREILAAAAAAEAATASADALQHQNQQQPEESQGNGGVVALAAEEYEELSRRARETEETAGKRVSEAVRQIQEAKDAEVRSLEHLALVARQSEQRRQALLAATVEAEEAESGKAAAEQELRRWQANHRRSETASPRAGLAEISTFDNRGGSNPHILSPRGGYMHGPRSADMTPAALAAAEDADARQKKNFFPRMVMFLARKRAQTWNGK; translated from the exons ATGGAGgaagccaccgccaccgctgctAGCATGCAAGAaggcagcagccgccgcccctccACGCCGCTGCTCGAGGGctccgacgacggcgacgtcgAATACACGGCATCGGAGATCGCCGACCGCTTCGTCCAAGTCATCGACGGGAAGGCCCCCATAGACTCCGTCAAGGGCGCCGTCGGCAAGTTCGGCGGCATCCTCGACTGGAAAGAG aggcggcggcaggttGAGGAGGAGCTGGACAAGGTGcagggggaggcggcggagtaCCAGCGGCGGTCgcaggaggcggaggccggcaaggcggaggcggtgcaggAGCTCATGGGCGCCACGGGGGAGATCGACGACCTGTGGCTCAGCGTCAAGCGCGCGCAGATCGCGGAGGCGCAGGCGCGCAAGGACGCGGAGCTCGCCAAGCTTCGGCTGCGCAAGACGGAGAAGGGCGCCCgcgagcgcgccgccgccaggagcGAGCtcgacgccgtccgggaccgccacgccgccgccctcgccgaccTCCGCTCCGTGCGCGCCGAGCTCGACGCGCTGCGCCAGGAGCGGGACGCCGACGCGGCGAGGACCCGGGCGAAGGAGACGaccggcgaggcggcggaggccggacAGGCCGTgcggggcgccgccgccgagctcgccgcgCTGAGGGAGGAGCTGGACGCCGCGCGCGCAGCCCAtgacgcggcggaggagaggaggatgcGGGCGGCGATGGCGTGGCAGGAGGATAAGGTGCAGTGGCAGACGGAGCTGGAGCAGGGCGAGATGGAGGCCAGGAGGCTGAGGGATGAGCTGGTCGCGGCCGGCGACCTCGAGGCTAAGGTCGCCGCGGCTTCCGATCTGCTCGCGAGCCTCCGAGCCGAGCTGTTCGCGCGCGCCGTCCAAGGAGCCTCGGAGACTGCGGCGCCGGGAGTGATGGGGAAGACGAAGGAGGAAGTCGAGGAGGTGAAGGCGAGCTTGGAGAAGGCCAAGGACGAGGCCAGGATCCTTCGCGTGGCGGCCGCGTCTCTTCGCGCCGAcctggagaaggagaaggcagaGCTCGCCGCGCTGCGAAAGAACAAAGAGACGGCCACGGCCagctcgtcgtctccggcgtcgctggaggaggagctgggccGGGTGACCGCGGAGCTCGCCGCGGCGCAGGCGACAGCGGGGGAGAGCGAGACGACGGCCGAACAGCTCAGCGAGGCGGGGCGAGAAGTGGAGCAGGCGAAGGCGCGCGCCAAggcggcgcaggaggaggtcgccggAGCCAGGGAAGACGCGCGCGTGGCCAGGGCGGCGGTCCAGACCgtggaggcgcggctggaggCCGTGAAGCGGGAGAtcctcgcggcggccgcggcggcggaggccgccaCGGCCTCGGCGGACGCGCTGCAGCATCAgaaccagcagcagccggagGAAAGCCAAGGCAACGGCGGCGTggtggcgctggcggcggaggagtaCGAGGAGCTGAGCCGGCGGGCGAGGGAGACGGAAGAGACCGCCGGGAAGCGGGTGAGCGAGGCGGTGAGGCAGATCCAGGAGGCCAAGGACGCGGAGGTGCGGAGCCTGGAGCACCTGGCGCTGGTCGCGAGGCAGAGCGAGCAGAGGAGGCAGGCGCTGCTCGCAGCAAcagtggaggcggaggaggcggagtcCGGCAAGGCCGCGGCAGAGCAGGAGCTGAGGCGGTGGCAGGCCAACCACCGGCGCTCCGAGACGGCGTCGCCGCGCGCGGGGCTCGCTGAGATCTCCACCTTCGACAACCGCGGCGGGAGCAACCCGCACATACTGAGCCCGAGGGGAGGGTACATGCATGGGCCGAGGTCGGCCGACATGACGCCcgcggcgttggcggcggcggaggacgccgACGCGAGGCAGAAGAAGAACTTCTTCCCCCGGATGGTCATGTTCCTGGCCAGGAAGAGAGCTCAGACCTGGAACGGGAAGTGA
- the LOC100833000 gene encoding actin-related protein 4 isoform X1, translated as MYGGDEVSAIVIDVGSYSCKAGYAGDDTPKSVFPSVVGSIEQTGDTDEAKPDKGADSASDPKNGSKPMDVDKAKTKRKFYVGQELEFRRDHMEVISPMKDGTITDWDVVDNIWNHAFRQRLLINPEEHPMLIAEPSTNSGQQREKAAELMFEKYKAPALFLAKNAVLTSFASGRATSLVVDSGGGSTVVSAVHDGYVLQKSVATSPIGGEFLTDCMMKSLESKGVTIRPRYSFKKKEVSPGDYKALNQVVDLDFPNTTDSYRLYCMRAIASDIKESVCRVPDTPYDEVAYANVPTTSYELPDGQTIEVGADRFKIPDILFNPYLSQTIPGIDGFGDSTPIRGLPRMVLDSVNRCDVDIRKELLSSILLSGGSSSIIQLKERLEKEVLEESPQSARVKVLASGNSIERRFSVWIGGSILASLGSFQQMWFSKAEYEEHGVSYIQRKCP; from the exons ATGTACGGCGGCG ACGAGGTCTCGGCCATCGTTATCGACGTGGGCTCGTACAGCTGCAAGGCGGGCTACGCGGGCGACGACACCCCCAAATCCGTCTTCCCCTCG GTTGTCGGTTCAATTGAACAAACGGGAGATACTGATGAAGCTAAGCCAGACAAGGGGGCTGACTCTGCATCAGATCCTAAGAATGGATCCAAACCTATGGATGTGGACAAAGCCAAGACAAAGCGCAAATTTTATGTAGGTCAAGAATTAGAATTCAGGAGGGATCATATGGAG GTGATCTCGCCGATGAAGGATGGAACAATTACTGATTGGGATGTTGTTGACAATATATGGAATCATGCTTTTAG ACAGCGACTGTTGATCAACCCGGAAGAGCATCCTATGCTGATAGCAGAACCATCTACAAACAGTGGACAGCAAAGAGAGAA AGCAGCAGAACTTATGTTTGAGAAGTACAAAGCGCCGGCGCTGTTTCTAGCGAAAAATGCA GTTCTCACATCTTTTGCATCTGGACGTGCTACATCACTGGTGGTTGACAG TGGTGGTGGGTCCACTGTGGTTTCTGCCGTGCATGATGGTTATGTTTTGCAAAAG TCCGTGGCAACTTCTCCAATTGGTGGTGAATTTCTTACTGACTGTATGATGAAAAGCTTGGAGAGCAAGGGTGTTACT ATTAGGCCCCGGTATTCATTTAAAAAGAAGGAAGTGAGCCCTGGCGATTATAAG GCACTGAATCAG GTTGTAGATCTTGATTTTCCAAACACTACCGATAGTTACAGGTTGTACTGCATG AGAGCTATTGCTAGTGACATCAAGGAGTCAGTTTGCAGAGTCCCAGATACTCCTTATGATG AAGTGGCATATGCAAATGTTCCCACAACTTCGTATGAGCTTCCAGATGGACA AACTATTGAAGTTGGTGCAGATAGATTCAAGATTCCTGACATTCTGTTCAACCCATATCTGTCTCAG ACTATTCCTGGGATTGATGGATTTGGAGATTCCACGCCGATTCGTGGGCTTCCAAGAATG GTCCTTGACAGTGTAAATAGGTGTGATGTCGACATTCGCAAGGAACTACTAAGCAGCATCTTG CTTTCTGGTGGCTCATCATCAATTATACAGTTAAAGGAGCGCCTAGAGAAAGAAGTACTAGAG GAGTCTCCTCAAAGTGCTCGTGTAAAGGTTTTGGCAAGTGGAAATTCAATAGAGAGGCGATTCAG TgtttggattggagggagcaTTCTTGCATCTCTTGGGTCATTCCAGCAGATGTGGTTCTCCAAGGCAGA GTATGAAGAGCACGGAGTCTCCTATATCCAAAGGAAGTGCCCATGA